The following proteins are co-located in the Micromonospora coriariae genome:
- a CDS encoding HAD family hydrolase, which produces MGRSAAFFDLDKTVIAKSSALAFGRPFYRDGLITRRDVVKSAYAQLMFRLGGTDEQTMARTRDYLAALCKGWPVEQVRQIVAETLHELINPYVYAEAAALIVEHQAAGRDVVLVSASGEEMVRPIGELLGVTDVIATRMTVRDGRYSGEVEFYAAGPSKVEAVSELATARGYDLADSYAYSDSYSDRPLLECVGHPSVVNPDRQLRKLASENAWPVLEFRHPIPLGRRLRERPAVPVAAAALGVGVGVAIGIAWYGRHRRTRAAATA; this is translated from the coding sequence GTGGGCCGAAGTGCCGCTTTCTTCGATCTGGACAAGACCGTCATCGCCAAGTCGAGCGCCCTGGCGTTCGGTCGGCCGTTCTACCGGGACGGGCTGATCACCCGGCGTGACGTGGTCAAGTCGGCGTACGCGCAGCTGATGTTCCGGCTGGGCGGCACCGACGAGCAGACCATGGCCCGAACACGGGACTACCTGGCCGCGCTCTGCAAGGGCTGGCCGGTGGAGCAGGTCCGCCAGATCGTCGCGGAGACGCTCCATGAGCTGATCAACCCCTACGTGTACGCCGAGGCCGCCGCGTTGATCGTGGAGCACCAGGCGGCCGGCCGGGACGTGGTGCTGGTCTCCGCCTCCGGCGAGGAGATGGTCCGGCCGATCGGTGAACTGCTCGGGGTGACGGATGTGATCGCCACCCGGATGACGGTGCGGGACGGCCGGTACAGCGGCGAGGTCGAGTTCTACGCGGCCGGCCCGAGCAAGGTCGAGGCGGTCAGCGAGCTGGCCACCGCCCGGGGTTACGACCTGGCCGACTCGTACGCCTACTCGGACTCGTACAGTGACCGACCGCTGCTGGAGTGCGTGGGCCACCCGAGTGTGGTCAACCCGGACCGGCAGCTGCGCAAGCTGGCCTCGGAGAACGCCTGGCCGGTGTTGGAGTTCCGCCACCCGATCCCGCTGGGCCGTCGGCTACGGGAGCGTCCGGCCGTCCCGGTGGCCGCGGCGGCGCTGGGCGTCGGCGTGGGTGTGGCCATCGGCATCGCCTGGTACGGCCGGCACCGCCGCACCCGCGCCGCCGCCACCGCCTGA
- a CDS encoding Fic family protein, which produces MTTDPLAPLLALADIAPAVERARERFDQALGHRALRRHGGQVAAEVSLRSAVASAALEGATHEREAVRAGTVTDPVLQGALRVAGALPGLSELWPRAPRQALAKLHVLAARDLVPEDELGRPVTDPVVAARLDGLAGLVAGGTKVSPLVLAAVVHGELLNLRPFAGPSGVVARGAARLVLLASGLDPRGLLAVDVGHREREPEYVGSAGAFATGTPDGLRSWLRHYMAAVEVGADQLTIIGDEILAAA; this is translated from the coding sequence GTGACCACCGACCCGCTCGCCCCGCTGCTCGCGCTCGCCGACATCGCTCCCGCCGTCGAGCGGGCCCGCGAGCGGTTCGACCAGGCGCTCGGGCACCGCGCGCTGCGCCGGCACGGCGGCCAGGTCGCAGCCGAGGTCAGCCTCCGGTCCGCGGTGGCCAGCGCCGCCCTCGAGGGAGCCACCCACGAGCGCGAGGCGGTCCGCGCCGGCACCGTCACCGACCCGGTGCTCCAGGGGGCGCTGCGGGTCGCGGGGGCGCTGCCCGGGCTGAGCGAGCTCTGGCCGAGAGCACCCCGGCAGGCACTCGCGAAGCTGCACGTGCTCGCCGCCCGGGACCTGGTGCCCGAGGACGAGCTGGGTCGCCCGGTGACCGACCCCGTGGTCGCCGCCCGGTTGGACGGGCTGGCCGGGCTCGTCGCCGGCGGCACGAAGGTCTCTCCGCTGGTGCTCGCCGCCGTGGTCCACGGGGAGCTGCTGAATCTGCGCCCGTTCGCCGGACCGTCCGGCGTGGTGGCCCGGGGCGCCGCGCGCCTGGTGCTGCTCGCCAGCGGCCTCGACCCGCGCGGCCTGCTCGCCGTCGACGTCGGTCACCGCGAGCGGGAACCCGAGTACGTCGGCTCGGCCGGCGCCTTCGCCACCGGCACCCCGGACGGGCTGCGTTCCTGGCTGCGCCACTACATGGCGGCCGTGGAGGTCGGCGCCGACCAGCTCACCATCATCGGCGACGAGATCCTCGCCGCAGCCTGA
- the acs gene encoding acetate--CoA ligase — protein sequence MSEALANLLNETRQFPPPAELAAHANVTADAYAEAAADPLAFWAKQADRLAWSKKWDEVLDWSNPPFAKWFVGGQLNVAYNCLDRHVEAGRGDKVAIHWEGEPGDTRTITYAELHELTCRAANALTELGVTAGDRVAIYLPMIPEAAVAMLACARIGAAHSVVFGGFSADSLSNRIQDASAKVVITADGGYRRGKPSALKPTVDEAVANCPSVEHVLVVRRTGEDVSWSSKDRWWHETVETASAEHTAQPFDAEHPLFILYTSGTTARPKGILHTTGGYLTQTSYTTHAVFDLKPETDVYWCTADIGWVTGHSYIVYGPLSNGATQVMYEGTPDTPNKGRFWEIVDRYGVTILYTAPTLIRTMMKWGDDIPAGFDLSSLRLLGSVGEPINPEAWIWYRQNIGRGELPVVDTWWQTETGAIMISPLPGVTAAKPGSAMTPLPGIAADVVDDQGQSVPNGGGGYLVLREPWPSMLRTIWGDDNRFLETYWSRFEGMYFAGDGAKKDDDGHIWLLGRVDDVMLVSGHNISTTEVESALVSHPSVAEAAVVGATDPTTGQAIVAFAIPRGSTDIAGAAGEQLIADLRNHVSKTLGPIAKPRQIMLVPELPKTRSGKIMRRLLRDVAENRSLGDVTTLQDSSVMELISSGMSGAKSDED from the coding sequence ATGAGCGAGGCATTGGCCAATCTGCTGAACGAGACGCGCCAGTTCCCCCCGCCGGCCGAGCTCGCCGCGCACGCCAACGTCACCGCCGACGCGTACGCCGAGGCCGCCGCCGACCCGCTCGCCTTCTGGGCGAAGCAGGCGGACCGGCTGGCCTGGTCGAAGAAGTGGGACGAGGTGCTCGACTGGTCGAACCCGCCGTTCGCCAAGTGGTTCGTCGGTGGGCAGCTCAACGTGGCGTACAACTGCCTGGACCGGCACGTCGAGGCGGGCCGGGGCGACAAGGTCGCCATCCACTGGGAGGGCGAGCCGGGCGACACCCGCACCATCACCTACGCCGAACTGCACGAGCTGACCTGCCGGGCGGCGAACGCACTGACCGAGCTGGGTGTCACCGCCGGCGACCGGGTGGCGATCTACCTGCCGATGATCCCGGAGGCGGCGGTCGCGATGCTGGCCTGCGCCCGGATCGGCGCCGCACACAGCGTCGTCTTCGGCGGCTTCTCCGCCGACTCGCTGAGCAACCGCATCCAGGACGCCAGCGCCAAAGTGGTGATCACCGCGGACGGTGGTTACCGGCGGGGCAAGCCGTCGGCGCTGAAGCCGACCGTGGACGAGGCGGTGGCGAACTGCCCCTCGGTGGAGCACGTGCTGGTGGTCCGCCGCACCGGCGAGGACGTGTCCTGGTCGTCGAAGGACCGCTGGTGGCACGAGACGGTGGAGACGGCTTCGGCCGAGCACACCGCCCAGCCGTTCGACGCCGAGCACCCGCTGTTCATCCTCTACACCAGCGGCACCACGGCCCGACCGAAGGGCATCCTGCACACCACCGGCGGCTACCTCACGCAGACGTCGTACACCACGCACGCGGTCTTCGACCTGAAGCCGGAGACGGACGTCTACTGGTGCACCGCCGACATCGGCTGGGTGACCGGCCACTCCTACATCGTGTACGGGCCGCTCTCCAACGGCGCCACCCAGGTGATGTACGAGGGCACCCCGGACACCCCGAACAAGGGCCGGTTCTGGGAGATCGTCGACCGGTACGGGGTGACCATCCTCTACACCGCCCCCACCCTGATCCGGACGATGATGAAGTGGGGCGACGACATCCCGGCCGGCTTCGACCTGTCCTCACTGCGGCTGCTCGGCAGCGTCGGCGAGCCGATCAACCCGGAGGCGTGGATCTGGTACCGGCAGAACATCGGCCGGGGCGAGCTGCCCGTCGTGGACACCTGGTGGCAGACCGAGACGGGCGCCATCATGATCTCGCCGCTGCCCGGGGTGACCGCGGCCAAGCCGGGCTCGGCGATGACCCCGCTGCCTGGCATCGCGGCCGACGTGGTGGACGACCAGGGCCAGTCGGTGCCGAACGGCGGTGGCGGGTACCTGGTGCTGCGCGAGCCGTGGCCGTCGATGCTGCGCACCATCTGGGGTGACGACAACCGGTTCCTGGAGACCTACTGGAGCCGGTTCGAGGGCATGTACTTCGCCGGTGACGGGGCGAAGAAGGACGACGACGGCCACATCTGGCTGCTGGGTCGGGTGGACGACGTGATGCTGGTGTCCGGGCACAACATTTCCACCACCGAGGTCGAGTCGGCGCTGGTGTCGCACCCGTCGGTTGCCGAGGCGGCCGTGGTGGGCGCGACCGACCCGACGACCGGCCAGGCGATCGTGGCCTTCGCCATTCCGCGCGGCAGCACCGACATCGCCGGTGCGGCGGGTGAGCAGCTGATCGCCGATCTGCGCAACCACGTGTCGAAGACGCTCGGCCCGATCGCCAAGCCCCGGCAGATCATGCTCGTGCCGGAGCTGCCGAAGACCCGCTCGGGCAAGATCATGCGCCGGTTGCTGCGCGACGTGGCGGAGAACCGGTCGCTCGGCGACGTGACCACGTTGCAGGACTCGTCAGTGATGGAGCTGATCTCCTCGGGGATGAGCGGCGCGAAGTCCGACGAGGACTGA
- a CDS encoding immune inhibitor A domain-containing protein — protein sequence MNHKPQSGSRRRLLVALPAIALAATSLTVTGSAAAQTSSATPRAVIGADEHYINYAEPEVQPDTSGREVKGKGGVYTPAVDDARAFDQKHARGNPVTARQLAKIEAKSIKTGKSPRKIKQSPTTQTAKLLTLLVEFNDQANDDFTGVMVPKTVFEDRTCVPGTVQNGPKHNNIPNPATLPHEDNNSMWVPDFSPAHFDKMLYSKKGITERVRKDLRGPDGKQGIDLSGRTMHNMYLEMSKNAYTVAGQASPWVTVPHSEGWYAANRCFQDENGNWVPGREQSMNGHPENPAGAGRLATDAIDALATTDPNFPWADYDIEDQADRDGDGNVFEPDGVIDHLVLVHAGQGKSRGGGAEGVYAVWAHSSTVAGGYTIPGTNIKVSNYIVQPEDAGVGVFAHEFGHDLGLPDLYDTSGNADSDVDFWDLMASGSHSGEIFQALPTHMGIWDKWVLGWADPLTIRPGSNPREVKLGQSSRTPIDSEDGIKVDLPDKVTTLATPHSGTKMWHSNNDQEWADVKLSRSVDVPAAADAKFWMWNNYIIEDDWDYGFVELSTDGGTTWTEQKVYDEGGTVVTTPDGYPDPNGRMNDFGGKKYGLTGSTDGWRHDYVDLSAYAGTTVQLRLRQATDEAFQERNWFVDDFSLTGGGAITWSDDVEGDANGWTATGGTFVDTTGGGWKVSSGTEIHAQFYLAEWRNFDGFDKGLKYAYDTIYSHDAWKVDRISYNAPGMLVWYRDTALGDVNHVTGQMTALPSYGAKGGLLVVDSHFDPYRRTGEAAVKDPSVTDNLPSRPQSANAAFTLQKTYPFTECLEAADEPYSAYCTKFKAQAAVKSFTDAKTWYPGIEMRDGAAYARDNDASVVLPSRNNAPYTTRVTHPDGSPAPEFYGVTLGGGAIVLGTGNPGDQGVNFGVSLTIKKAARDNSSATVYVTPARN from the coding sequence ATGAACCACAAACCGCAGTCCGGGTCGCGACGACGACTACTCGTCGCGCTGCCCGCCATCGCCCTCGCGGCCACGTCACTGACCGTGACCGGCAGCGCGGCAGCTCAGACGTCGTCCGCCACCCCCCGGGCGGTGATCGGGGCCGACGAGCACTACATCAACTACGCCGAGCCCGAGGTGCAGCCGGACACTTCCGGCCGCGAGGTCAAGGGCAAGGGTGGCGTCTACACCCCCGCCGTCGACGACGCGCGCGCGTTCGATCAGAAGCATGCGCGGGGCAACCCGGTGACCGCCCGGCAGCTGGCCAAGATCGAAGCCAAGTCGATCAAGACCGGCAAGAGCCCCCGGAAGATCAAGCAGTCGCCGACCACACAGACGGCGAAGCTGCTGACGCTGCTGGTGGAGTTCAACGACCAGGCGAACGACGACTTCACCGGGGTGATGGTCCCGAAGACGGTGTTCGAGGACCGGACCTGCGTCCCCGGCACTGTGCAGAACGGCCCGAAGCACAACAACATCCCGAACCCGGCGACCCTGCCGCACGAGGACAACAACTCGATGTGGGTGCCGGACTTCTCGCCGGCCCACTTCGACAAGATGCTCTACAGCAAGAAGGGCATCACCGAGCGGGTGCGCAAGGACCTGCGGGGGCCGGACGGCAAGCAGGGCATCGACCTGTCCGGTCGCACGATGCACAACATGTACCTGGAGATGTCGAAGAACGCGTACACGGTTGCCGGGCAGGCCAGCCCGTGGGTCACAGTGCCGCACTCGGAGGGTTGGTACGCCGCCAACCGCTGCTTCCAGGACGAGAACGGCAACTGGGTACCGGGCCGTGAGCAGTCGATGAACGGCCACCCGGAGAACCCGGCCGGCGCCGGCCGGCTGGCGACCGATGCGATCGACGCGCTCGCCACGACGGACCCGAACTTCCCCTGGGCCGACTACGACATCGAGGACCAGGCCGACCGGGACGGGGACGGCAACGTCTTCGAGCCGGACGGCGTGATCGACCACCTCGTGCTGGTGCACGCCGGGCAGGGCAAGTCCCGCGGTGGCGGTGCCGAGGGTGTGTACGCCGTCTGGGCGCACTCCTCCACGGTCGCCGGTGGCTACACCATCCCGGGCACGAACATCAAGGTGTCGAACTACATCGTGCAGCCGGAGGACGCCGGTGTCGGCGTGTTCGCGCACGAGTTCGGCCACGACCTGGGCCTGCCGGACCTCTACGACACCTCCGGCAACGCCGACTCGGACGTGGACTTCTGGGACCTGATGGCCTCGGGCTCGCACTCCGGTGAGATCTTCCAGGCGCTGCCGACGCACATGGGCATCTGGGACAAGTGGGTGCTCGGCTGGGCCGACCCGTTGACCATCCGCCCCGGGTCGAACCCGCGCGAGGTGAAGCTCGGGCAGAGTTCGCGTACGCCGATCGACTCCGAGGACGGCATCAAGGTCGACCTGCCGGACAAGGTGACGACGCTGGCCACGCCGCACAGCGGCACGAAGATGTGGCACAGCAACAACGACCAGGAGTGGGCGGACGTCAAGCTGAGCCGCTCGGTCGACGTGCCGGCGGCCGCGGACGCGAAGTTCTGGATGTGGAACAACTACATCATTGAGGACGACTGGGACTACGGCTTCGTCGAGCTCTCGACCGACGGCGGCACCACCTGGACCGAGCAGAAGGTGTACGACGAGGGCGGCACGGTGGTCACCACGCCGGACGGCTACCCGGACCCGAACGGCCGGATGAACGACTTCGGCGGCAAGAAGTACGGCCTGACCGGCAGCACCGACGGCTGGCGTCACGACTACGTCGACCTGTCGGCGTACGCCGGGACGACCGTGCAGTTGCGGCTGCGCCAGGCCACCGACGAGGCGTTCCAGGAGCGCAACTGGTTCGTCGACGACTTCTCGCTCACCGGCGGCGGTGCCATCACCTGGAGTGACGACGTCGAGGGCGACGCCAACGGCTGGACGGCCACCGGCGGCACCTTCGTCGACACCACCGGCGGCGGCTGGAAGGTCTCCAGCGGCACCGAGATCCACGCCCAGTTCTACCTGGCGGAGTGGCGCAACTTCGACGGCTTCGACAAGGGCCTGAAGTACGCCTACGACACGATCTACTCGCACGACGCGTGGAAGGTCGACCGCATCTCGTACAACGCCCCGGGCATGCTGGTCTGGTACCGGGACACCGCGCTCGGCGACGTCAACCACGTCACCGGGCAGATGACCGCGTTGCCCAGCTACGGCGCGAAGGGCGGGCTGCTCGTCGTCGACTCGCACTTCGACCCGTACCGGCGCACTGGCGAGGCGGCCGTGAAGGACCCGTCGGTGACGGACAACCTGCCCAGCCGTCCGCAGTCGGCGAACGCGGCGTTCACGCTGCAGAAGACGTACCCCTTCACGGAGTGCCTGGAGGCGGCGGACGAGCCGTACAGCGCCTACTGCACGAAGTTCAAGGCGCAGGCGGCTGTGAAGTCCTTCACCGATGCCAAGACCTGGTACCCGGGCATCGAGATGCGGGACGGGGCGGCGTACGCCCGGGACAACGACGCCTCGGTGGTGCTGCCGTCGCGGAACAACGCGCCGTACACCACCCGGGTGACCCACCCGGACGGCAGCCCGGCGCCGGAGTTCTACGGCGTGACCCTGGGCGGCGGCGCGATCGTGCTGGGCACCGGTAACCCGGGCGACCAGGGCGTCAACTTCGGGGTCTCGCTCACCATCAAGAAGGCGGCACGGGACAACTCGTCCGCCACGGTGTACGTCACCCCGGCGAGGAACTGA
- a CDS encoding immune inhibitor A domain-containing protein: MRRRVTAGLATATAALLAAGVVATPASGAPAAGPTPGSDKAKQGSDNRPDPVADQQREIRKRAIADLLAGKAKLQTRNGSKVIQVKDDLFVEYQQPPKTDPIFTMLVNFGTRTDPRTGGNPGPVVNQIQEPDRTWDGDATDDNSTLWRPTFDRAHYQDMFFGDGESMRDFYLKQSGGRYTVSGDVTDWVTVPFNEARYGSNAIPESDGSWNFVKDSATSWYDSQIGAGKTPEQIKQYLSQFDIWDRYDFDGDGDFNEPDGYIDHFQAVHAGEGEEAGGGAEGEDAIWSHRWAAYPNLAGSAGPAGNKAGGVQIGDTGMWIRDYTTEPENGGLGVFAHEYGHDLGLPDLYDTVGGDNGVGFWSLMSSGSWLSHGTDDIGSTPGYMDPWSKLFLGWLNHSTVEYGKGTTQVTLGPAGDSDGPKAQAVVVNLPSQTQTTSYNTPYGGSNEWWGGSADDLNTTLTRQLDLTGTTTASITAKAWYDIEEDYDYLYAEVSTDGGASWKALTNSLVDTGETGVDGSTSGSWVDLSYDLSAYAGQTVQFRYRYQTDGGVHLAGAFLDDVSLVKGGATAWTDDAETLAAEWTAKGFTRMGGSVTDTYPRFYIAENRSYVGYDDTLRTGGYNYGFTNTRPNWVERFANQPGMLVWYVNYAYGDNNTSEHPGFGLNLPVDVRPGAITVKGQGTITNRRNGYDGTFSQYAKPAQTFHLNGVAVTVPKLKANRVFDDSAVNRYWTAGNEQNSVQVAGSGTRIEIVKQGKKPTDEMVVRISN, encoded by the coding sequence TTGAGGAGACGAGTCACAGCCGGTCTGGCCACCGCCACGGCCGCGCTGCTGGCGGCGGGAGTCGTGGCGACGCCGGCCTCCGGCGCTCCGGCGGCAGGACCCACCCCCGGTTCCGACAAGGCGAAGCAGGGCAGCGACAACCGCCCCGATCCGGTCGCGGATCAGCAGCGGGAGATCCGGAAGCGGGCCATCGCCGACCTGCTCGCCGGCAAGGCCAAGCTCCAGACGCGCAACGGCTCGAAGGTCATCCAGGTCAAGGACGACCTGTTCGTGGAGTACCAGCAGCCCCCGAAGACCGACCCCATCTTCACGATGCTGGTCAACTTCGGCACCCGGACCGACCCCCGCACCGGCGGCAACCCCGGCCCGGTGGTCAACCAGATCCAGGAGCCCGACCGCACCTGGGACGGCGACGCCACCGACGACAACAGCACGCTCTGGCGGCCCACCTTCGACCGGGCCCACTACCAGGACATGTTCTTCGGCGACGGCGAGTCGATGCGGGACTTCTACCTGAAGCAGTCCGGCGGTCGGTACACCGTCAGCGGCGACGTCACCGACTGGGTGACCGTGCCCTTCAACGAGGCGCGGTACGGCAGCAACGCCATCCCGGAGAGCGACGGCTCCTGGAACTTCGTCAAGGACAGCGCCACCTCCTGGTACGACTCCCAGATCGGTGCGGGCAAGACCCCGGAGCAGATCAAGCAGTACCTGAGCCAGTTCGACATCTGGGACCGGTACGACTTCGACGGCGACGGCGACTTCAACGAGCCCGACGGGTACATCGACCATTTCCAGGCGGTGCACGCGGGTGAGGGCGAGGAGGCCGGCGGCGGCGCCGAGGGCGAGGACGCCATCTGGTCCCACCGCTGGGCGGCGTACCCCAACCTGGCCGGCAGCGCCGGACCGGCGGGCAACAAGGCCGGCGGTGTGCAGATCGGTGACACCGGGATGTGGATCCGCGACTACACCACCGAGCCGGAGAACGGCGGGCTGGGCGTCTTCGCCCACGAGTACGGCCACGACCTGGGCCTGCCGGACCTCTACGACACGGTCGGCGGCGACAACGGCGTCGGCTTCTGGAGCCTGATGTCCTCGGGCTCGTGGCTGAGCCACGGCACCGACGACATCGGCTCGACCCCGGGCTACATGGACCCGTGGTCGAAGCTCTTCCTCGGCTGGCTCAACCACTCCACAGTCGAGTACGGCAAGGGCACCACCCAGGTGACCCTCGGCCCGGCCGGTGACAGTGACGGGCCGAAGGCCCAGGCGGTGGTCGTCAACCTGCCGTCGCAGACGCAGACCACCAGCTACAACACGCCGTACGGCGGGTCGAACGAGTGGTGGGGCGGCAGCGCCGACGACCTGAACACCACGCTGACCCGCCAGCTGGATCTGACCGGGACGACCACCGCGTCGATCACCGCGAAGGCCTGGTACGACATCGAAGAGGACTACGACTACCTCTACGCGGAGGTGTCGACCGACGGCGGCGCGAGCTGGAAGGCGCTCACCAACTCGCTGGTGGACACCGGTGAGACCGGCGTCGACGGCTCCACCAGCGGCAGCTGGGTCGACCTGAGCTACGACCTGTCGGCGTACGCCGGGCAGACGGTGCAGTTCCGCTACCGCTACCAGACGGACGGCGGCGTGCACCTCGCCGGCGCGTTCCTGGACGACGTCTCGCTGGTCAAGGGCGGTGCCACCGCCTGGACCGACGACGCGGAGACCCTGGCCGCGGAGTGGACCGCCAAGGGCTTCACCCGGATGGGTGGCTCGGTGACCGACACGTACCCCCGCTTCTACATCGCGGAGAACCGCAGCTACGTCGGCTACGACGACACCCTGCGGACCGGCGGGTACAACTACGGCTTCACCAACACCCGGCCGAACTGGGTGGAGCGGTTCGCCAACCAGCCCGGCATGCTGGTCTGGTACGTGAACTACGCCTACGGCGACAACAACACCTCGGAGCACCCGGGCTTCGGCCTGAACCTCCCGGTGGACGTCCGTCCGGGCGCGATCACGGTCAAGGGTCAGGGCACCATCACGAACCGGCGCAACGGGTACGACGGCACCTTCAGCCAGTACGCCAAGCCCGCGCAGACCTTCCACCTCAACGGGGTCGCGGTCACGGTGCCGAAGTTGAAGGCCAACCGGGTCTTCGACGACAGCGCGGTGAACCGCTACTGGACGGCGGGCAACGAGCAGAACTCGGTGCAGGTGGCCGGCAGCGGCACCCGGATCGAGATCGTCAAGCAGGGCAAGAAGCCGACCGATGAGATGGTCGTGCGGATCAGCAACTGA
- a CDS encoding immune inhibitor A domain-containing protein yields the protein MGLLGLSLTATGLAFGPSASAAPQPKLPTAAPSVAEPAYADHDLPNPLEDKRRALRQEGLSEVLSGKSKAEKVNGSTVVKVGKTQADGATARAAKAGAAKTKDQYVELSRERTDKIFVILAEFGNERHPSYPDQDTDPDTAGPTRFDGPLHNEIPAPNRAVDNSTVWQPDFNADHYRQLYFGTNPGDESLKQYYEAQSSGRYSVEGEVTDWVKVRYNEARYGRSGGYPCASNVCTNTWALVRDAANQWVADQKAAGRTDAQIAADVKSMDEWDRYDFDSDGNFNEPDGYIDHFQIVHSGGDEADGDPHQGEDAIWSHRWYAFASDQGNTGPVNFPAGGTQIGDTGVWIGDYTIQPENGGRSVFYHEYGHDLGLPDDYNVVSGGDNNNEHWTLMAQSRLGAKNDAGIGDRGGDLGAWNKLQLGWLDYEVVVAGQKRTMTLGPQEYNSPEAQGVVVVLPPREYTFENGAPFEGTKQFFSGNQDDLNSSMTRTVDLTGKSTASLSMKGRYSIEAGFDYMFFEASLDGGQTWTPLPGTVNGQPLPEISPGRPALDGSSNGQWVDINIPLNVAAGKVAQFRLRYQTDGGVSEGGFYGDAITVTADGQTVLSDGAETGAAGWVLAGGFEIVAATYTREFDNYYVAGTRSYTSYDKYLKTGPYFFGYANTRPDWVDHYAYQEGLLISYWNLRFADNDTFEHPGEGRNMIIDAHPRPIYNLTGAAWRARVQVYDAPFSLKKADSFTLHLNSQPQYIRGQAAQPLFDDTDQYWYPELPNHGVKLPATGTKIKVLEQNGINTKIRIS from the coding sequence GTGGGTCTGCTCGGGCTCTCACTGACGGCGACAGGCCTGGCGTTCGGACCGTCCGCCAGTGCCGCGCCGCAACCGAAGTTGCCGACGGCCGCGCCGTCGGTCGCCGAGCCCGCCTATGCGGACCACGACCTGCCGAACCCGCTGGAGGACAAGCGGCGCGCGCTGCGCCAGGAGGGCCTCAGCGAGGTCCTGTCCGGCAAGTCCAAGGCGGAGAAGGTCAACGGCAGCACGGTCGTCAAGGTCGGCAAGACCCAGGCCGACGGGGCCACCGCCCGCGCGGCCAAGGCGGGTGCGGCCAAGACGAAGGATCAGTACGTCGAGCTCTCCCGGGAGCGGACCGACAAGATCTTCGTGATCCTCGCCGAGTTCGGTAACGAGCGGCACCCGAGTTACCCGGATCAGGACACTGACCCGGACACCGCTGGTCCGACCCGCTTCGATGGGCCGCTCCACAACGAGATCCCGGCCCCCAACCGGGCGGTGGACAACTCCACCGTCTGGCAGCCGGACTTCAACGCGGACCACTACCGGCAGCTGTACTTCGGCACCAACCCGGGTGACGAGTCGCTGAAGCAGTACTACGAGGCCCAGTCCTCGGGTCGCTACAGCGTCGAGGGTGAGGTCACCGACTGGGTAAAGGTCCGGTACAACGAGGCCCGCTACGGTCGTTCCGGCGGCTACCCGTGCGCCTCGAACGTCTGCACCAACACCTGGGCCCTGGTCCGCGACGCCGCCAACCAGTGGGTCGCCGACCAGAAGGCCGCCGGCCGGACCGACGCCCAGATCGCCGCCGACGTCAAGTCGATGGACGAGTGGGACCGGTACGACTTCGACTCCGACGGCAACTTCAACGAGCCGGACGGCTACATCGACCACTTCCAGATCGTCCACTCCGGCGGTGACGAGGCCGACGGTGACCCGCACCAGGGTGAGGACGCCATCTGGAGCCACCGCTGGTACGCCTTCGCGTCCGACCAGGGCAACACCGGTCCGGTCAACTTCCCGGCCGGCGGCACCCAGATCGGCGACACCGGCGTCTGGATCGGTGACTACACGATCCAGCCGGAGAACGGCGGCCGTAGCGTCTTCTACCACGAGTACGGCCACGACCTCGGTCTGCCGGACGACTACAACGTCGTCAGTGGTGGGGACAACAACAACGAGCACTGGACCCTGATGGCCCAGAGCCGGCTCGGCGCCAAGAACGACGCCGGCATCGGCGACCGTGGCGGCGACCTCGGCGCGTGGAACAAGCTCCAGCTCGGCTGGCTCGACTACGAGGTGGTCGTTGCCGGGCAGAAGCGCACCATGACGCTCGGCCCGCAGGAGTACAACTCGCCCGAGGCGCAGGGCGTCGTGGTCGTTCTCCCGCCCCGGGAGTACACCTTCGAGAACGGCGCGCCGTTCGAGGGGACCAAGCAGTTCTTCTCGGGCAACCAGGACGACCTCAACAGCTCGATGACCCGGACCGTGGACCTCACCGGGAAGTCGACGGCGTCGCTGTCGATGAAGGGCCGCTACAGCATCGAGGCCGGCTTCGACTACATGTTCTTCGAGGCGTCCCTCGACGGCGGTCAGACCTGGACGCCCCTGCCGGGCACCGTCAACGGCCAGCCGCTCCCGGAGATCTCTCCCGGACGTCCGGCGCTCGACGGCAGCAGCAACGGCCAGTGGGTCGACATCAACATTCCGCTGAACGTGGCGGCGGGCAAGGTCGCGCAGTTCCGGCTGCGGTACCAGACCGATGGCGGTGTGTCCGAGGGCGGCTTCTACGGTGACGCGATCACCGTGACCGCTGACGGTCAGACCGTGCTCTCCGACGGCGCCGAGACCGGCGCGGCCGGTTGGGTGCTCGCCGGTGGCTTCGAGATCGTCGCGGCGACCTACACCCGCGAGTTCGACAACTACTACGTCGCGGGCACCCGGTCGTACACCTCGTACGACAAGTACCTGAAGACCGGCCCGTACTTCTTCGGCTACGCGAACACCCGCCCGGACTGGGTGGACCACTACGCGTACCAGGAGGGTCTGCTGATCTCCTACTGGAACCTGCGGTTCGCGGACAACGACACGTTCGAGCACCCGGGTGAGGGTCGGAACATGATCATCGACGCGCACCCGCGGCCGATCTACAACCTGACCGGTGCCGCGTGGCGGGCCCGCGTCCAGGTCTACGACGCGCCGTTCAGCCTGAAGAAGGCGGACTCGTTCACGCTGCACCTCAACAGCCAGCCGCAGTACATCCGCGGCCAGGCGGCGCAGCCGCTGTTCGACGACACCGACCAGTACTGGTACCCGGAGCTGCCGAACCACGGTGTCAAGCTCCCGGCCACCGGCACCAAGATCAAGGTGCTGGAGCAGAACGGGATCAACACCAAGATTCGCATCTCCTGA